The window ATAATTGTACTATTAAACGATTGCAAACATAAAGCCAACTGGCGAAATATCAtaattattactccctccgtttcaactTAGATGAGGTAATTTAACTCAGGACGAAGTTTAAAAAGAAAGAGACTTTTGAAACCTGTGATCTTAAAAGGTTAAAGAGGTAAAAGCTTTGTGAGgccataacatttgtgtggttataaaaacttttcattaaAGGTAAAATGAATATAACGACGAGTtttaagttgaattattttcaaatttaaaaatgtatcatttattttgaaataaactaaaaagaaaaatacctcaTCTGAATTGGAACAGAGTGAATACTATCTTTTAAAAGCAAATTTTCCTTTCAACTTCTGCTACTACTCTTTCAGACGCCAATTAACACCCAATCAACCTAGTTCTGATATTCTCTATATATTCTGCTCCGACCTCCAAAGTGATTTAGCTTAGTTAAACTGAACACATCTTTCAATACTGATTCCTAAAAGCAATTAGAGCAGGAATCACCCAGGCACAGTGCCTGCTGCCAATCAAGATCAACAAGTAAACGGTGAAATGCCTAGATAACATCAAGATTCTCTTCCAGAAAAGTTACAAACTAGGCATCCGGAACCTAAAGTAGTCTCGTACAAATTGGTCACCATACATAATACTAGCAAACACAAGTCCAGAGAATGAAGAACCCGCAGTACCCTATTCCGAAACTGCATTaccctaaaaaaaaaaaacaagaatttcaacATCACTGTTTCGAGCAGCAGACGAGGGCGCAGTCATCGTTCCCTGCAAATGCCTGTCAAACCGAAACTGCCGAGATAAATCCTCTGACTTGGCTCCAGCACCTGTACACATTTCATGGTAAGCTGTAATTAAAATCAAAGTCTTGGTCCTTACATGCAGGGAAACCTGGACCTGCAAAACTCAATAACTGTAAGACCAATATCAATTAATAAATTCAAAACCAAAGAACAGTTTGAAAACTACTAGCCTGGATGAGCTCTGGTCATATAAACCTGTCTGCACAAACAATCGAAATGCATTTCCAAAATATACAAGTATAAATGATGCATGTAGTCATCTGCAAGGCAATCTAAACCTAGGGGTGAGGGAAAAAAACATTTGAGCTGGACAACCTAGATAGACAAATCTATGGCCAAGAAATGGTATTAAACTGGAATGTTTGATAAAACAAAGAGAATTTCGTCATTTTCTTACATAATCTAATCCCACTTAACAATAAGGGACAATTTTATATGACGGACAACGATGTTATAAAAACATTAAAAGGAAAAAGTATTTTGGAAATTAATGAATGAGCATTCCTGTGATGATAGTTATCTGCTTCAAAAGATCAAATCAAGGTAGAAACGGCACAAGTAGAAGTGGTAGGAAATTcagaaaatagatttttccacCAGTTTGACAAGTTTTTCAGACATTGTGCTCCGAAGTTCCAGTAAATCAGGACAAGAAAAAATATCGCAGCACCTTAGATTTCTGGCCCTCCATCacctaattttaaaatttaattccTACTTTGTCAGAGAGATATTACACAAATATGTTCTGAAATATGAAccaagaaacaaaacaaaactacatgcatcagtattattttcACTCAAACAATAAAACAATAGTTTGTGGAATTTGAACAAGCTATCATAGGGAAATGTTGAGGAATTTCGGTTCATAACAATAAAATGTCAAAGAGATGTGTTTACGCCCTATAATGTTAAAACcttagaaatatttttttctgtACTCAGACCAaagttcaaaataaaaaaataaaaaaataaaaaaatgagacAAGCATTTAGGGCCCATTTGGATTTTTGGTAGTTGAAGTTATGTTCCTGTTGTTGTTTTTTGGAAAAGAAGTTTGTGAAAGTTAAAGCCTGGGGATCGAAAGGAAGTCTGAAAATTTTCACTACAAAATATGTTCAAACTTCAAACCACTATTTCAATTTAAAAAAATTCCCTTGAAGTTCAAATAAACCTAAGACTTCACAAACAAACTTCTACGTACAAATAAAATAACTCAGGAAGCATAGTGTTGAGACAAACAATACTTGTTAAGTTAAAAAGCGGGGAAAATGATCTCAGAAGGCATACAAAGATGACAGTAGAGCATCACAGGACTAGAAATAAAAAGGGATTTCAGAAAGAAGTTCTGTCAACAGAAGAAAAAGTACGGCTAAGAAAGACAAGAGTCTGGAAACAGGAATTAGAAGGATGGTTTCAAGAGTTGATGCGATAGTAAACAATGAAATGCACAGAAAATGTGTGTCAATAGCCAAAACACCATAaaaaggatttaaagaaattcaAATTGGTTATCAAAGAATCGAAAACCTGCACCACCTGCAAGTGGAAAATGGGCAGTAAGCTATGGCAGGTGGCTTTTctcaatagaaaatattttaggaCAAATCAAAAGCATCAATCATAAGGGATAAGGACACAAACCACTGCACACTATTTTCATTAGTATCCATATGCACTTTGTAGTCATTGCTGATTGTAGTACTGATCTGGGTTTTGGACATATCCATTCTcgttgttttcatttttgttacTACTGTCTTCATTACCCCTGTTAGCCAGTTCTTTTTCCCGGTTCCACTGCTCTATTCGTGCACGCCTTTCTTCACTGCCATCCCTAATTGGACTTCTGTCTCTCCTGCCACCAGGACTCCTGCTCCTACCCCTCCTACGATCAGGGCTTGTACTTCTGTTCCTCCTGCTACGACTCTCATAATAATGGTCCTTATCATCATACTTTCTACTATGACTCCTGCGAGAGCGCTCATCATAGCTGCGATGCCTATAAGGACTTCGGCTTCTGCTACGGCTATGCCTTCTCCTATACCTTCCAAACAACTGTTGTCTCAATTCCCTAAATAGTCAGCATAAAAGACAGGTCAGCCACAACTAAATTTCTAGGACTACCGAGTTTAAAGTTAAAAGAgttctatttttcattttacatAAGTGGCAGTAACCTGCTGATCCTTTTGAGGTGCATAAAGTTGCAATATCCACCGCGGTTGCAAACATTTTCCTCGTACTGTCTACAGGTGGCTTCACGAAAATCAGTCACAGGAGAGAAATCAACAATGATGGGCCTTCCTGCAGAGTTTGTTACCAAAGGAAGCATAAGGAAATAATCATAATATGAACTACTGGTGACAAGCTGAAAACCTTGAGGTTGCTGATCCTTTTGAGGTGCATAAAGAGGCCAATGAAGCTAAATATTATGTTATAGTGTGCAAATTTGGAGCCAGCAACCTCAAGGTTGTCTTGAACACCCATTGCCGCAGTGCTAAAGGTCTTAAGTTGTGTCAAGGGTGCTCAACATTTAAGTGTATATTGATAATACAACAGAATTTGACCTATTACACAGTGTAGATTTCAAAAGAAGGGTGTTCAATACAGGTTGGTTGTAGCTTCACCGCGGGTCCTGATAACACTAATCCATACTTGACATGCCCTTTGGCCATTTTGAATTCTTTTCTCCTCTATTCAAAACTTTTTAACACTGAAATGGTGGTTAGTGAGGAGTAGAAAACTTACCAGCATAGAATCTTCCAGTAAGATTCTTCAGTGCATTTCCAGCCTGCTCTTCCTCTCTAAACTGAACATAAACATTACCAACCTGCACAGAAGACATCATGACATAATTATACAAATCACCAGCCCCGATCAATGGATAGATCCAGCAAATAACACAGAAATCTTACCATGTGATCAGCCAGATTGTCACAAACATTCAAGCTCTCAATCTCTCCATACTTGTTCAGTTCTTCAAACAAGTCTTCATAAAAATCCTGCAACAGTACCATCATAATATCATATTCCAAATTTTCGATTCGACACCTCTCGTCAAAATATTCTCCAAGAACATGAACCACAAAGCTATTTGCGAACTATGGATTAAAGTTACATAGTACATACACTGACAATATAAAGATTCTTTTACATTATGAGTGAATTTGTAATAAGAAGTTAGTACCATTTTTACCTAAATTTACCTAATAAATTAGATACAACTTTTACACCGTCAATGCATACCATCATAAATCTTATTCCAAATTACCAATTAGTCACCTCTCCCCAAAGTATTCTCCAAGAAAATAACATGGATTAAAGTTATATATACTAACAATGTAAAAAATCTTTTACACTATCAGCGAATTTTACCTGCTGTGATAGCAAATTAGTTACTCCACCAATTTTACCAGATTACCAACTAATGCTTATGAAGATATTTACCTgtaattaactaataaattaaataatttttaaacttaAACTCCTTAACTACTATGTTCACTAAAGGGCCACATAAAAGAAGCAATCATCCTATAACACATGTAGAATCACGATTATTTGATGTATACCTCAAAGTGTTGCTGGATTTTGTGAGGATCAATGGGATGGCCTTGAGGATCGACGCCAGGGGTAATACTGTCAGGTCTTTGGTACATGTTAGAGAGGAGAATGGTAGGGCTAATACTGGGTTTAGTGTGAAGCCTCGAACAGCGATCGCCATGTCTACAAGCTCCGATTTTGAAGTAGAATGGGCAATTCACTCTGTCTTTTTCAGTGCCGAAGATCGAAGCCAAGTGCTCTGCCATTGCGAATTTGCGATTATCGGAAATCCCTTTCTGATTGTAGAGGAAAATATGAATGAAGTGGAAGAAATTAAGAGAAATTATATGGAATACTCACTGAAGACGCTTCTAGATAGTTCTAAAAGTTTTATCTATAACTATTGCAATGTGTGTTTTGGACCACAAAGCGGTGGTTTGCCCGAGTGGTTAAGGGGGAAGACTTAAGATCTTCTGCACATAAGTGCGCGTGGGTTCGAACCCCACAGCCACCATTCTATTTTACAGTCTTTTTCTGTTCATTCTTCGGATTTTTAAAATTTCCTACTTTTATCTATTTTCCATATGTTTAAAAGACCTCAGGTTAAGAGGGGATTCAAATGGATGTTGAAAATTATATTGTTACGTTAGAGCTCTACCACAACTTCCAACTTAATCATTTTTATTCCCATGTTTTTAATAAATGCCCATTTATcgtttataaaaatatttttctctctttatttatttttttctattacaCTAAGAGACCAGGTAAGGTGAAAAGGTAAAGGATGACACTGGGAATCATTTTCCGTTTTCAGATGTTTTCTTCTCACTTCTCCcccttttttaaaagaaaaaaaagatacaaAAACCTTTCCTAGTTTTTCACCTTTTCGTTCAAAACTCTTTTTCCTTAGTTTTGATTGTTCTCAGTTTCTATTCCCTTTATAGTCCCATTTGACCTTCAACACATCACCATTTCAGAAATAAAAATATTCAATTCCTGAAGAAACTACATTGGATGCGTCTGCCGGGAGTCGAACCCGGGTCTATTGCTTGGAAGGCAATTATCCTAACCGTTGGACTACAAACGCTACTGTTGACAGATAGAACAAGCAAAATATTCTACTCGGTGAACTTTTTGGGGCTTATTAAAATACAAATACAAACCCAGTCTGACTCAAAAGCAGTCAACTGATCTCAACCAAAAGACACCAAAACTCCAACTAACTAGAAAATATCCTAATATGCAGGTGTAAGATGTAGAAGCACAGTGTCAACGGATATTTTAAGACCGATTAAATCGACCGAATCGTACCGAATCGAATTTTGGGTTTTCTTTAATAAAATCGTAGATTTTTATGtaaatctataaccgtaccgataattagggtaggttttttattttatgaaaataaaccgaaaaatatcgaaccgtaccgaataaatttacaatgcgaataatatatttatatattaagtttaaaaataataaagcattgaattttttcttgggccttggaattatgaaacaGTTACAAGCCagcaagtaattaaactcaaaatcctaattcccaaaCCTATTATGATACTcttattgaaactaaattattttcagcatgttcactagcaagacacatgGTATTGTAGCGATTATGAATAGCAAAatataatgtattgaatatgtttcttttcgtatgttttttatttatacttttgaatatttaatcttctatagactttattcttgaatcCCAACTTAGTTAttgttgaggttttgtttttaagatgaaatagtcttaaaatgagggtgaatgggaaatgtcttaaaatgagggtgaatgggaaatggaggaaaaataaaattttgagtaaaattttaagttttccctcttgacaatgagacattgtcccatattggaagaggaagacatttttggtgggtatatatataattgctcttcttgtagctcttaaagagttaagaagaaagcaagcctcgcgccgtcgtcgctcgctcgcttacggctacggctacggcttcaaCTTTGGCTTCGGCTTCGCCTTCGCattcgtcgtcgtcgctcgctcggctcggcttcggcttcggcttcggatttggatttggatttggatttggtcaaatgatcgattgattgattaattttatggaccaaatttatttgttaatagtaaatattaacgtaagattatccgcatttgtaacggatattttccaattcgtgtattgaccatttggcagccgcctaaCGCTCTttccaccatgaatgtgcttgctccacaaacatgaatgtgcttgctccacaaataagctaatgcttgctccaccatggagggtggacgtttggtattcttcaacactggctgctatatatatgtgcatcagatgttgaagaaagacactcaacactcaacacacaacacacaattcgctcaacaaattggctatacattgcactccttcatctcagcatttccatacgattttatGAGTATCTACTCCTTCATTCtacattgttttaacttcaaacaaagcaattgtaagtgtgatttgctaccgaactttgtgttcgctgaaacactggagGAGCGATATCTtcgaagtcgtccaaacaaacatgtatttcccgctctacaatggaggctgaattaatagccttagataaagccgatgaagaagctgaatggctccggaatttcttggaagacattccattttggcccaaaccgttggcaccaatatgcatacattgtgatagtcaagcagcaattggaagggctgggagcattatgtataacggtaaatctcgtcatatacgacgaagacataaaaccgttaggcaattactctctagaggaattatcacgattgactatgtaaagtcaagtgataatgtgtcggatccacttacaaaaggcctaactagagaggtagttgagaaatcatcaaggggaatggggctatggccgagaacaagtcattgtggcggtaactctacctagaagactggagatcccaagatctaggttcaaggagatcaaacaaagtcattaatgacggttcaacattgtcaaataaaattttagtctgttctcgtgatgagacaatgttcagtaccaaggataaagcattaaggctttttaatgatttctaaatttgatacggggtatatcaaatagtgtatctacaagatgacacgtttaggaatcacctatgtaagtgtgaagtgttagccgcttcaaggagaactttgtaaggccagttctctacgcacttatgaaactaGGCGgtattcatggctgaaacgaacacaacaataaaaatcaaagacggttaagggttaattgtatgacttatggttgtctaggtatacaccaaagatcgacggttcaaagatatcaaatctaccgattgaccgagtatatccgacataagtttactacggaaagttcaaagggaaacctacttatccagatgcgattaatccttgcttgtaaatcacacaatttttccatgcatactttcgtgatatagtcattccccattcatgtgggggattattgacgttttgtttttaagatgaaatagtcttaaaatgagagtgaatggaaaatggagggaaaatgaaattttgagtaaaattttaagtttttccctcttgacaatgagacattgtcccatattggaagaggaagacatttttgatgggtatatatataattgctcttcttgtagctcttaaagagttaagaagaaagcaagcctcgcgccgtcgtcgtcgtcgctcgctcggctcggcttcggcttcggcttcggcttcggattcagatttagatttggatttggtcaaatgatcgattgattgattaattttttggaccaaatttatttgttaatagtaaatattaacgtaagattatccgcatttgtagcggatattttccaatccgtgtattgaccatttggcagccgcctaatgctcttcccaccatgaatgtgcttgctccacaaacatgaatgtgcttgctgcacaaacaagctaatgcttgctccaccatggagggtggacgtttggtcttctttAACACTGACTGCTATATATACgtgcagcagatgttgaagaaagacactcaacaatcaacacacaacacacaattcgctcaacaaattggctatacattgcactccttcctctcagcatttccatacgattttatGAGTATCTACTCCTtcattctgcattgttttaacttcaaacaaagcaattgtaagtgtgatttgctaccgaactttgtgttcgctgaaacactggaggagcggtatcttggaagtcgtccaaacaaacatgtatttcccgctctacaatggaggctgaattcatagccttagataaagccggtgaagaagctgaatggctccggaatttcttggaagacattccattttggcccaaaccgttggcaccaatatgcatacattgtgatagtcaagcagcaattggaagggctgggagcgttatgtataacggtaaatctcgtcatatatgacgaagacataaaaccgttaggcaattactctctagaggaattatcacgattgactatgtaaagtcaagtgataatgtgttggatccacttacaaaaggcctaactagagaggtagttgagaaatcatcaaggggaatggggctatggccgagaacaagtcattatggcggtaactctacctagaagactgaagatcccaagatctaggttcaaggagatcaaacaaagtcattaatgacggtttaacattgtcaaataaaattttagtctgttctcgtgatgagacaatgttcagtaccaaggataaattattaaggctttttaatgatttctaaatttgatacggggtatatcaaatagtgtatctacaggatgacacgtttaggaatcacctatgtaagtgtgaagtgttagccgcttcaaggagaactttgtaaggccagttctctacgcacttatgaaaccaggcggtgttcatggctgaaacgaacacaacaatgagaatcaAAGACagttaagggttgattgtatgacttatggttgtctaggtatacaccaaagatcgacggttcaaagatatcaaatctaccgattgaccgagtatatccgacataagtttactacggaaagttcaaagggaaacctacttatccagatgcgattaatccttgcttgtaaatcacacagtttttccatgcatacttccgtgatatagtcattccccattcatgtgggggattgttgaggttttgtttttaagatgaaatagtcttaaaatgagggtgaatgggaaatggagggaaaatgaaattttgagtaaaattttaagtttttccctcttgacaatgagacattgtcccatattggaagaggaagacatttttggtgggtatatatataattgctcttcttgtagctcttaaagagttaagaagaaagcaagcctcgcgccgtcgtcgtcgtcgctcgctcggctcggctacggattcggattcggatttggatttggatttggatttggatttggatttggatttggtcaaatgatcgattgattgattaattttttggaccaaatttatttgttaatagtaaatattaacgtaagattatccgcatttgtaacggatattttccaatccgtgtattgaccatttggcagcTGCCTAATGCTtttcccaccatgaatgtgcttgctccacaaacatgaatgtgcttgctccacaaacaagctaatgcttgctccaccatggagggtggacgtttggtcttcttcaacactggctgctatatatatgtgcagcagatgttgaagaaagacactcaatactcaacactcaacacacaacacacaattcgctcaacaaattggctatacattgcactccttcctctcagcatttccatacgattttctgagtatcTACTCCTtcattctgcattgttttaacttcaaacaaagcaattgtaagtgtgatttgctaccgaactttgtgttcgctgaaatacttaggtttgaagtaccgctataccagtgtgtgattcgttctatcctgggaggaaataatccattaccttgggtactaggaggggattaaatttattaaggaaacactgtgaattcagtgggctcgaattaattactgtttcattatgttaacttatattttacagaattattatttacaaatacaacaatatttgcgggaataacaatcttaaggaatttaatatttatttctgtatttgtgttattcttattattctgcaaactaaaacctttgtgattttgtgtactcccgttttggagagtaaagccttcgtggcggttTGTTGGACATTAAAATCTATGTGATTTTTActctattttgaaaatatttattaaacgtttgtttgtgtcattcttttatagaaaaaatgacgactgaaagcgaaaatCAAGCTGTTCCtatggtgactgccaacgcatcgacaagccgaacaccggcgttggcaccgacagaaaaacccgaaaaatattccgggattgatttcaagcgctggcagcagaagatgttcttctacttaactacgttatgtctacagaagttcatcaaggaagatgttcctgatctgccagataaaactccagagaatgaacgctttctcgtgattgaagcgtggaagcattctgattttttatacaagaattatattcttagcggactggatgataatctgtataacgtatacagtggcgtggagacgtcaaaagaactgtggaatgcgcttgaaaagaaatataaaactgaagataccgggatgaagaaattcgttgccgcaaaatttttggactacaaaatggtagatagcaaatcTGTTATTTCCCAAGTCTatgaattgcaagtgattattcatgatctacttgctgaaggtcttgtcatcaacgaagcattccaagtagcagcaatgattgagaagttgcctccgttgtggaaggacttcaaaaattatttaaaacacaaacgaaaggaaatgtcccttgaagatctcattgatcggttgagaatcgaagaggacaataaagctgctgaatgGAGaagccgtggaaattcaacaataatgggagcaaatattgttgaagctaacaaaaagaggaagaaggcttctggtccgaaatacaacccaaccAAGAAGCAGTTTAGTGGAAACTGATACAACTGTGAGAAAAttggacacaaatctacggagtgtcgtgctccgaagaaagacaagaaaaagggtca is drawn from Nicotiana tabacum cultivar K326 chromosome 9, ASM71507v2, whole genome shotgun sequence and contains these coding sequences:
- the LOC107789911 gene encoding splicing factor U2af small subunit B-like, translated to MAEHLASIFGTEKDRVNCPFYFKIGACRHGDRCSRLHTKPSISPTILLSNMYQRPDSITPGVDPQGHPIDPHKIQQHFEDFYEDLFEELNKYGEIESLNVCDNLADHMVGNVYVQFREEEQAGNALKNLTGRFYAGRPIIVDFSPVTDFREATCRQYEENVCNRGGYCNFMHLKRISRELRQQLFGRYRRRHSRSRSRSPYRHRSYDERSRRSHSRKYDDKDHYYESRSRRNRSTSPDRRRGRSRSPGGRRDRSPIRDGSEERRARIEQWNREKELANRGNEDSSNKNENNENGYVQNPDQYYNQQ